A single Cottoperca gobio chromosome 5, fCotGob3.1, whole genome shotgun sequence DNA region contains:
- the LOC115007953 gene encoding macrophage-stimulating protein receptor-like isoform X1 — protein sequence MVTWAALLTVCIWLQTQIALGQHTCAYTPRRLVDFTVKYSLPHFQTDKPIQNIAVNREENHSDVYVACQNVIEAVSYTMEKIWEVKTGPVGSPDCKTCGVCDIEIDPVDPVDTNNKVLLLDISALPSPYLYMCGSTQHGICHFIDIGTSELEPQCLFKKERNSATNCPECLASPLGTEIIIVEDSATLLFFVAASVNEKVAQRYPRRSISVVRPLATDDGFHMVMNGLTVLPSLQDSYKIDYIYSFSTSVYVYFLSLQRENPSKSNSAFQTRLGRLPIEIPEVWRYKEVVLECRYEPKRRRRDGFKDIVYNGLQAAHLGRAGKDLAEELRVSEAEDILYGVFAEVNEHGEPQKHSALCAFSLTKVNNAIDKGVEACCKSGPEQLSRGLCHFQTCENCPHESAEGNDKCSEEPTLVSKPYYRLDLFNRQMRGVLFTSVLVTTVGNHTLGHIGTSDGRILQVILTLYRPIVFANYSLGETQVSRTAEVYSNDSLLFVVGNKMFRVPSAGPGCAHFMTCSMCLTAPLFMNCGWCSGICSRQHECTSQWNKDSCAPVITEFSPKMTPAGAETEVTLCGWEFQSPLRPAIISGKTHIITVGSGTLCTVQPEKSSSEVLVCKIQENTPNKNLTITLDVHEGEVEGRYSIEGKAQMPGFSFVVPSITEIRPDYGPVFGGTTVTLTGRYLHSGTQRDVFFADKKCSIQSAPEGSGTSSIICQTAAAAGVGNVPVKILIDNFPVTATQMFFYKKNPVILSVNPHCSFQSGSKLVIEGQNLDSAHKTVVQYISRNPILQSLEKVCSGTANASYKECWAPAFPKEMPDEKSDGEILIHMDGKRNLWKKRFDYYPEAEIFSFEHENKELPLKPGDTEVSLHHSKLSTVNTCMEIKMTIGGVNCKTQVLLNELTCRIPKGLVIPSEGLPVEVSVNGKVYDVGKVVNDDTNNITVIVGIVLGVLAALVVGASFALLVMIHLRKKKRANIENRLSTRLSRNRMGSNNDFSPTGDYRRVDLSSQTSGSGGTAFQGLFYAASYDHLAIPLMPRDNMSMISLSSDLLEEVKDVLIPAEMLRIEDSQIIGKGHFGTVYHGYLIDSNKQETHCAVKSLNRITDVGEVDQFLREGILMKGFHHPNILSLLGIMLPKEGLPLVVLPYMKHGDVRHFIRSEKRNPTVKDLIGFGLQVAKGMQYLAQKKFVHRDLAARNCMLDETYTVKVADFGMARDIYDKEYYSIQDHKRVKLPVKWMAIESLQTQKFTIKSDVWSYGILLWELLTRGASPYPDVDPYDITHYLLKGRRLPQPQFCLDTLFSIMLTCWDPEPEFRPSFNSLVQDVQHILSCLEGEHYISLKVNYVNLDQPRPYPSLTGSADEAEASDFDSDSYAAN from the exons ATGGTCACTTGGGCCGCCTTGCTGACGGTATGCATATGGTTACAAACACAAATAGCCTTAGGACAGCACACATGTGCGTATACTCCACGCAGGCTGGTGGATTTCACTGTAAAATACTCCCTCCCCCACTTCCAAACAGACAAACCTATACAGAACATAGCTGTGAACCGAGAGGAGAATCACTCAGACGTGTATGTTGCATGCCAGAATGTAATAGAGGCCGTCAGCTATACTATGGAGAAAATATGGGAGGTGAAAACTGGACCTGTTGGCAGTCCTGACTGTAAAACATGTGGAGTGTGTGACATAGAAATAGATCCTGTGGATCCTGTGGATACAAACAATAAGGTTCTGCTTTTGGATATTTCCGCATTGCCCTCTCCCTACTTGTACATGTGTGGGAGTACTCAGCATGGGATCTGTCACTTCATTGACATTGGCACTTCAGAGCTCGAGCCTCAGTGTTTATTCAAAAAGGAGAGAAACTCTGCAACCAACTGTCCAGAGTGTCTGGCCAGCCCCCTTGGCACTGAAATCATCATAGTTGAAGACTCAGCCACATTGCTCTTCTTTGTAGCGGCCTCTGTCAATGAGAAGGTGGCACAGAGGTATCCAAGGAGGTCAATATCCGTGGTCAGGCCACTTGCAACTGACGATGGCTTTCATATGGTCATGAATGGTCTGACAGTGCTCCCCAGCCTACAGGACTCTTACAAGATCGATTACATCTACAGCTTCTCCACCAGTGTGTACGTCTACTTCCTGTCCCTGCAGAGAGAAAATCCATCCAAGAGCAATTCAGCTTTTCAGACTCGTCTGGGACGACTGCCGATTGAAATCCCAGAGGTGTGGAGGTACAAAGAGGTGGTGCTGGAGTGCCGGTACGAACCAAAGCGCAGACGGAGAGACGGTTTCAAGGACATTGTATATAACGGGCTACAAGCAGCACACTTAGGACGAGCGGGGAAGGACTTGGCAGAGGAGCTGAGGGTGAGCGAGGCAGAAGACATTCTGTATGGGGTGTTTGCAGAGGTGAATGAGCATGGTGAACCTCAAAAACACTCTGCCCTGTGTGCCTTCTCTTTGACTAAAGTAAACAATGCGATTGATAAAGGCGTGGAAGCCTGCTGCAAGTCAGGTCCAGAGCAGCTATCCAGAGGTCTCTGTCACTTCCAGACGTGCGAGAACTGCCCACATGAA AGCGCTGAAGGTAATGACAAATGCAGTGAAGAACCCACTCTGGTGTCAAAGCCATACTACAGACTAGACCTCTTCAACAGGCAGATGAGAGGCGTCCTTTTCACCTCTGTCCTGGTCACCACTGTTGGGAATCACACGCTGGGCCACATTGGTACCTCAGATGGCCGGATACTTCAG gTGATTCTCACTCTGtacaggcctattgtttttgccAACTATTCTCTTGGAGAAACACAAGTGTCCAGGACAGCAGAAGTGTACTCAAACGATTCACTTCTCTTCGTAGTGGGAAATAAG ATGTTCAGGGTGCCCTCTGCAGGTCCGGGGTGTGCACATTTCATGACATGCTCCATGTGTTTGACTGCTCCACTTTTCATGAACTGTGGCTGGTGTTCGGGAATCTGCTCGAGGCAGCATGAGTGTACCTCGCAGTGGAACAAAGACTCGTGTGCACCTGTCATAACAGAG TTTTCCCCTAAAATGACACCTGCTGGTGCTGAGACAGAAGTCACACTGTGTGGCTGGGAGTTTCAGTCTCCTCTGCGACCCGCCATCATCAGTGGCAAAACCCACATCATCACAGTGGGTTCTGGGACCTTGTGTACTGTCCAGCCGGAAAAGAGCAGTAGTGAAGT GCTAGTATGCAAGATTCAGGAAAACACACCTAACAAGAACCTCACCATCACTCTGGATGTGCACGAGGGGGAAGTGGAGGGCCGCTACTCAATTGAAGGCAAAGCTCAGATGCCTGGCTTCTCTTTTGTG GTGCCTAGCATAACTGAAATCCGCCCTGACTATGGACCAGTGTTTGGAGGAACGACGGTTACACTGACGGGCAGATATCTTCATTCTGGGACACAGAGAGACGTCTTCTTTGCTGACAAAAAGTGCAGCATTCAAAG TGCTCCTGAGGGAAGTGGGACTTCTTCAATCATCTGccaaacagcagctgcagcaggtgtTGGGAATGTACCTGTGAAAATCTTAATTGACAACTTCCCAGTGACGGCCACTCAGATGTTCTTCTACAAGAAAAACCCTGTTATACTCTCTGTAAATCCTCATTGCAGTTTCCAAAG TGGCTCCAAGTTGGTGATCGAAGGTCAGAATCTTGACTCTGCCCACAAAACTGTGGTTCAGTACATATCCAGGAATCCCATCCTGCAATCTCTTGAAAAA GTATGCAGCGGCACAGCAAATGCCTCATATAAGGAGTGCTGGGCCCCTGCTTTTCCAAAGGAAATGCCAGATGAAAAGTCTGACGGAGAGATTTTGATTCACATGGACGGGAAAAGGAATCTCTGGAAGAAGCGTTTTGACTACTACCCTGAAGCCGAAATATTTTCCTTTGAACATGAAAACAAGGAATTACCTCTAAAACCAGGAGACACAGAAGTTTCACTGCAT CATAGCAAACTGAGTACAGTGAACACATGCATGGAGATCAAAATGACCATTGGGGGTGTGAACTGTAAAACCCAGGTTCTGTTAAACGAGCTGACCTGCAGAATTCCAAAAGGCCTGGTTATTCCCAGCGAGGGATTGCCTGTCGAG GTTTCTGTAAATGGGAAAGTTTACGATGTGGGTAAAGTAGTCAACGATGACACCAACAACATAACTGTGATTGTTGGCATTGTGTTGGGCGTCCTTGCTGCATTGGTAGTCGGGGCTAGCTTTGCATTACTTGTGATGATCcatttgaggaaaaaaaagagag CCAACATAGAGAATCGTTTATCAACAAGGCTTTCACGGAACCGCATGGGCAGCAATAATGATTTCTCCCCGACAGGTGACTACAGACGAG TGGATCTTAGCAGTCAAACATCAGGTTCAGGAGGAACAGCCTTCCAAGGTTTATTTTATGCTGCCAGCTATGATCATCTGGCCATTCCTTTAATGCCCCGGGACAATATGTCAATGATCAGTTTAAGTTCTGATCTTCTTGAAGAGGTCAAAGATGTCCTGATCCCTGCTGAGATGCTCCGAATTGAGGATAGCCAGATTATCGGCAAAG GCCACTTTGGGACAGTTTATCATGGATACCTGATAGACAGCAATAAGCAAGAGACCCACTGTGCTGTTAAATCACTAAACC GGATCACAGATGTGGGGGAGGTGGACCAGTTCCTCAGAGAGGGCATCCTCATGAAAGGTTTCCACCACCCCAACATACTGTCTCTGCTGGGCATCATGCTGCCTAAAGAAGGGCTCCCTCTGGTGGTTCTACCGTATATGAAGCATGGGGATGTGCGTCATTTCATCCGCTCTGAAAAAAGG AACCCGACAGTAAAAGACCTGATAGGCTTTGGGCTTCAGGTTGCCAAAGGGATGCAGTATTTAGCCCAGAAGAAATTTGTCCACAGAGACCTGGCTGCACGTAACTGCAT GCTGGATGAAACCTACACAGTAAAGGTGGCTGACTTCGGCATGGCAAGGGACATCTATGATAAGGAGTACTACAGCATTCAAGATCACAAACGGGTGAAGTTGCCAGTGAAGTGGATGGCCATCGAAAGCCTGCAAACACAAAAGTTCACTATCAAGTCTGATGTG TGGTCATATGGCATCTTATTGTGGGAGCTGTTGACCAGAGGTGCGAGCCCATATCCAGATGTGGACCCCTATGATATCACACACTACTTGTTGAAGGGACGCCGGCTTCCTCAGCCACAGTTTTGCCTTGATACTCT CTTTTCTATCATGCTGACATGTTGGGACCCGGAGCCTGAGTTCAGACCTAGCTTCAATAGCCTGGTTCAGGACGTACAACACATCCTTTCGTGTCTGGAAGGAGAGCACTACATCAGTCTGAAGGTTAACTATGTCAACTTAGACCAGCCACGGCCCTACCCGTCCCTGACTGGATCTGCGGATGAGGCCGAGGCCTCAGACTTTGACTCAGACAGTTATGCTGCCAACTGA
- the LOC115007953 gene encoding macrophage-stimulating protein receptor-like isoform X2 codes for MEKIWEVKTGPVGSPDCKTCGVCDIEIDPVDPVDTNNKVLLLDISALPSPYLYMCGSTQHGICHFIDIGTSELEPQCLFKKERNSATNCPECLASPLGTEIIIVEDSATLLFFVAASVNEKVAQRYPRRSISVVRPLATDDGFHMVMNGLTVLPSLQDSYKIDYIYSFSTSVYVYFLSLQRENPSKSNSAFQTRLGRLPIEIPEVWRYKEVVLECRYEPKRRRRDGFKDIVYNGLQAAHLGRAGKDLAEELRVSEAEDILYGVFAEVNEHGEPQKHSALCAFSLTKVNNAIDKGVEACCKSGPEQLSRGLCHFQTCENCPHESAEGNDKCSEEPTLVSKPYYRLDLFNRQMRGVLFTSVLVTTVGNHTLGHIGTSDGRILQVILTLYRPIVFANYSLGETQVSRTAEVYSNDSLLFVVGNKMFRVPSAGPGCAHFMTCSMCLTAPLFMNCGWCSGICSRQHECTSQWNKDSCAPVITEFSPKMTPAGAETEVTLCGWEFQSPLRPAIISGKTHIITVGSGTLCTVQPEKSSSEVLVCKIQENTPNKNLTITLDVHEGEVEGRYSIEGKAQMPGFSFVVPSITEIRPDYGPVFGGTTVTLTGRYLHSGTQRDVFFADKKCSIQSAPEGSGTSSIICQTAAAAGVGNVPVKILIDNFPVTATQMFFYKKNPVILSVNPHCSFQSGSKLVIEGQNLDSAHKTVVQYISRNPILQSLEKVCSGTANASYKECWAPAFPKEMPDEKSDGEILIHMDGKRNLWKKRFDYYPEAEIFSFEHENKELPLKPGDTEVSLHHSKLSTVNTCMEIKMTIGGVNCKTQVLLNELTCRIPKGLVIPSEGLPVEVSVNGKVYDVGKVVNDDTNNITVIVGIVLGVLAALVVGASFALLVMIHLRKKKRANIENRLSTRLSRNRMGSNNDFSPTGDYRRVDLSSQTSGSGGTAFQGLFYAASYDHLAIPLMPRDNMSMISLSSDLLEEVKDVLIPAEMLRIEDSQIIGKGHFGTVYHGYLIDSNKQETHCAVKSLNRITDVGEVDQFLREGILMKGFHHPNILSLLGIMLPKEGLPLVVLPYMKHGDVRHFIRSEKRNPTVKDLIGFGLQVAKGMQYLAQKKFVHRDLAARNCMLDETYTVKVADFGMARDIYDKEYYSIQDHKRVKLPVKWMAIESLQTQKFTIKSDVWSYGILLWELLTRGASPYPDVDPYDITHYLLKGRRLPQPQFCLDTLFSIMLTCWDPEPEFRPSFNSLVQDVQHILSCLEGEHYISLKVNYVNLDQPRPYPSLTGSADEAEASDFDSDSYAAN; via the exons ATGGAGAAAATATGGGAGGTGAAAACTGGACCTGTTGGCAGTCCTGACTGTAAAACATGTGGAGTGTGTGACATAGAAATAGATCCTGTGGATCCTGTGGATACAAACAATAAGGTTCTGCTTTTGGATATTTCCGCATTGCCCTCTCCCTACTTGTACATGTGTGGGAGTACTCAGCATGGGATCTGTCACTTCATTGACATTGGCACTTCAGAGCTCGAGCCTCAGTGTTTATTCAAAAAGGAGAGAAACTCTGCAACCAACTGTCCAGAGTGTCTGGCCAGCCCCCTTGGCACTGAAATCATCATAGTTGAAGACTCAGCCACATTGCTCTTCTTTGTAGCGGCCTCTGTCAATGAGAAGGTGGCACAGAGGTATCCAAGGAGGTCAATATCCGTGGTCAGGCCACTTGCAACTGACGATGGCTTTCATATGGTCATGAATGGTCTGACAGTGCTCCCCAGCCTACAGGACTCTTACAAGATCGATTACATCTACAGCTTCTCCACCAGTGTGTACGTCTACTTCCTGTCCCTGCAGAGAGAAAATCCATCCAAGAGCAATTCAGCTTTTCAGACTCGTCTGGGACGACTGCCGATTGAAATCCCAGAGGTGTGGAGGTACAAAGAGGTGGTGCTGGAGTGCCGGTACGAACCAAAGCGCAGACGGAGAGACGGTTTCAAGGACATTGTATATAACGGGCTACAAGCAGCACACTTAGGACGAGCGGGGAAGGACTTGGCAGAGGAGCTGAGGGTGAGCGAGGCAGAAGACATTCTGTATGGGGTGTTTGCAGAGGTGAATGAGCATGGTGAACCTCAAAAACACTCTGCCCTGTGTGCCTTCTCTTTGACTAAAGTAAACAATGCGATTGATAAAGGCGTGGAAGCCTGCTGCAAGTCAGGTCCAGAGCAGCTATCCAGAGGTCTCTGTCACTTCCAGACGTGCGAGAACTGCCCACATGAA AGCGCTGAAGGTAATGACAAATGCAGTGAAGAACCCACTCTGGTGTCAAAGCCATACTACAGACTAGACCTCTTCAACAGGCAGATGAGAGGCGTCCTTTTCACCTCTGTCCTGGTCACCACTGTTGGGAATCACACGCTGGGCCACATTGGTACCTCAGATGGCCGGATACTTCAG gTGATTCTCACTCTGtacaggcctattgtttttgccAACTATTCTCTTGGAGAAACACAAGTGTCCAGGACAGCAGAAGTGTACTCAAACGATTCACTTCTCTTCGTAGTGGGAAATAAG ATGTTCAGGGTGCCCTCTGCAGGTCCGGGGTGTGCACATTTCATGACATGCTCCATGTGTTTGACTGCTCCACTTTTCATGAACTGTGGCTGGTGTTCGGGAATCTGCTCGAGGCAGCATGAGTGTACCTCGCAGTGGAACAAAGACTCGTGTGCACCTGTCATAACAGAG TTTTCCCCTAAAATGACACCTGCTGGTGCTGAGACAGAAGTCACACTGTGTGGCTGGGAGTTTCAGTCTCCTCTGCGACCCGCCATCATCAGTGGCAAAACCCACATCATCACAGTGGGTTCTGGGACCTTGTGTACTGTCCAGCCGGAAAAGAGCAGTAGTGAAGT GCTAGTATGCAAGATTCAGGAAAACACACCTAACAAGAACCTCACCATCACTCTGGATGTGCACGAGGGGGAAGTGGAGGGCCGCTACTCAATTGAAGGCAAAGCTCAGATGCCTGGCTTCTCTTTTGTG GTGCCTAGCATAACTGAAATCCGCCCTGACTATGGACCAGTGTTTGGAGGAACGACGGTTACACTGACGGGCAGATATCTTCATTCTGGGACACAGAGAGACGTCTTCTTTGCTGACAAAAAGTGCAGCATTCAAAG TGCTCCTGAGGGAAGTGGGACTTCTTCAATCATCTGccaaacagcagctgcagcaggtgtTGGGAATGTACCTGTGAAAATCTTAATTGACAACTTCCCAGTGACGGCCACTCAGATGTTCTTCTACAAGAAAAACCCTGTTATACTCTCTGTAAATCCTCATTGCAGTTTCCAAAG TGGCTCCAAGTTGGTGATCGAAGGTCAGAATCTTGACTCTGCCCACAAAACTGTGGTTCAGTACATATCCAGGAATCCCATCCTGCAATCTCTTGAAAAA GTATGCAGCGGCACAGCAAATGCCTCATATAAGGAGTGCTGGGCCCCTGCTTTTCCAAAGGAAATGCCAGATGAAAAGTCTGACGGAGAGATTTTGATTCACATGGACGGGAAAAGGAATCTCTGGAAGAAGCGTTTTGACTACTACCCTGAAGCCGAAATATTTTCCTTTGAACATGAAAACAAGGAATTACCTCTAAAACCAGGAGACACAGAAGTTTCACTGCAT CATAGCAAACTGAGTACAGTGAACACATGCATGGAGATCAAAATGACCATTGGGGGTGTGAACTGTAAAACCCAGGTTCTGTTAAACGAGCTGACCTGCAGAATTCCAAAAGGCCTGGTTATTCCCAGCGAGGGATTGCCTGTCGAG GTTTCTGTAAATGGGAAAGTTTACGATGTGGGTAAAGTAGTCAACGATGACACCAACAACATAACTGTGATTGTTGGCATTGTGTTGGGCGTCCTTGCTGCATTGGTAGTCGGGGCTAGCTTTGCATTACTTGTGATGATCcatttgaggaaaaaaaagagag CCAACATAGAGAATCGTTTATCAACAAGGCTTTCACGGAACCGCATGGGCAGCAATAATGATTTCTCCCCGACAGGTGACTACAGACGAG TGGATCTTAGCAGTCAAACATCAGGTTCAGGAGGAACAGCCTTCCAAGGTTTATTTTATGCTGCCAGCTATGATCATCTGGCCATTCCTTTAATGCCCCGGGACAATATGTCAATGATCAGTTTAAGTTCTGATCTTCTTGAAGAGGTCAAAGATGTCCTGATCCCTGCTGAGATGCTCCGAATTGAGGATAGCCAGATTATCGGCAAAG GCCACTTTGGGACAGTTTATCATGGATACCTGATAGACAGCAATAAGCAAGAGACCCACTGTGCTGTTAAATCACTAAACC GGATCACAGATGTGGGGGAGGTGGACCAGTTCCTCAGAGAGGGCATCCTCATGAAAGGTTTCCACCACCCCAACATACTGTCTCTGCTGGGCATCATGCTGCCTAAAGAAGGGCTCCCTCTGGTGGTTCTACCGTATATGAAGCATGGGGATGTGCGTCATTTCATCCGCTCTGAAAAAAGG AACCCGACAGTAAAAGACCTGATAGGCTTTGGGCTTCAGGTTGCCAAAGGGATGCAGTATTTAGCCCAGAAGAAATTTGTCCACAGAGACCTGGCTGCACGTAACTGCAT GCTGGATGAAACCTACACAGTAAAGGTGGCTGACTTCGGCATGGCAAGGGACATCTATGATAAGGAGTACTACAGCATTCAAGATCACAAACGGGTGAAGTTGCCAGTGAAGTGGATGGCCATCGAAAGCCTGCAAACACAAAAGTTCACTATCAAGTCTGATGTG TGGTCATATGGCATCTTATTGTGGGAGCTGTTGACCAGAGGTGCGAGCCCATATCCAGATGTGGACCCCTATGATATCACACACTACTTGTTGAAGGGACGCCGGCTTCCTCAGCCACAGTTTTGCCTTGATACTCT CTTTTCTATCATGCTGACATGTTGGGACCCGGAGCCTGAGTTCAGACCTAGCTTCAATAGCCTGGTTCAGGACGTACAACACATCCTTTCGTGTCTGGAAGGAGAGCACTACATCAGTCTGAAGGTTAACTATGTCAACTTAGACCAGCCACGGCCCTACCCGTCCCTGACTGGATCTGCGGATGAGGCCGAGGCCTCAGACTTTGACTCAGACAGTTATGCTGCCAACTGA